TGATATCATACGAGCACTGGAGGCAGCCCGCCAACTGTCCGCCCGAAGGAAGGGAGAAGACAACTATGCGTATGCCATTGAAAACATGAACAGCGGAAAAATAGGAAAAGAATATGCGGAGCTTTACAGAAACCTAGCCAATCTCTCTCTTTAAACGATCTCAAAAACAAACAACAATAGAGTAGCCATACACAGTATTTATGGAAAATGAAGAAATAAAAGTCAGTGTCGTCATACCTGTCTATAACACCGAAAAATATGTTCGGGAGGCAGTAGAAAGCATTATGAATCAGACACTGCGGGAATTGGAAATCATCATCATCAATGACGGCTCCACAGATAACAGTCTGCAAGTTGTAGAAGAACTGGCTGCGGCAGACAGTCGGATACAGGTGTATTCGCAAAGCAATCAGGGATTGTCAATGGCACGCAATGCCGGCATCACGCATGCCCACGGAAGATACATCTATTTCATGGATAGTGATGATCTGTTGGAAAAGGATGCAATGGAACTGTGCTACAGCAAATGCGAAGAAAAAGAACTGGATTTCGTTTTCTTTGATGCTCAGAGCTTTTTTGAAGAGGATATTCGCAATGCTCCCGTACTAAATTATCAACGTACCGATAAGTTAGAAAACAAGGTTTATACAGGTCCCGAAGCAATCAACATACAATTGCAGCACAAAACGTACACCCCATCCGCCTGCCTGAACGTTATCCGCACAGCTTTTTTGGAAGAACGACAGCTCCTCTTTTATCCGGATATTGTACACGAAGATCAGCTATTCACGACCTTACTTTATCTGCAAGCCCGAAGAACAAGCTGTATCCAACGATCGTTCTTTCACCGGCGCATACGTAAAAATTCAATTATGACATGCGATTTTTCACTCAAAAATTTAAAAGGATATCTCACTGTTACTCAAGAGATAGTCAAATTCAAGCAACAAACCTCTGAAAACAAAATCAAAGATACTATTGATTTATATCTGTCGCAAATGCTGAATGCTGTCATTTGGCAAGCCCATGTGCTTCCTTACCCATATCGGCTTCGGCTGGCGTGGCGGTGTCTGTTTAGATACAAAAAACTTATATCTATAAGAAGCATCGGAGTCTTGTTATTCAAATCCATCATTCACAAGTAGATCAGAAAAGAATCATTCAGGCAATGGCAAACAATATTAAACATCAGTTATTTTCCGGAGTTTTCTACACGGCACTAGCCAAATACAGCGGAATCATTATATCACTCGTCGTGGCAGGGATTCTTGCGCGGTTGCTCTCTCCGGATGACTTCGGAGTAGTGGCAATCGCTACGGTCATTATTGCATTTTTCAATCTCTTTACGGATATGGGAATATCGCCTGCTATCGTACAACATAAATCATTGACTAAAGAAGAACTATCGGACATCTTCTCATTCACCGTATGGACAGGCATCGGAATCAGTATACTCTTTTTTGCCGCTTCCTGGCTGATCGCCGATTACTACGAAAGTGGGATCTTACGGACGTTGTGCCAGCTCCTGTCCGTCAACCTGTTCTTCGCCTCTGCCAACATCGTGCCGGGAGCCTTGTTCTACCGCAACAAAGAGTTCAAGTTTATTGCTGTCCGAAGCTTTATCATCCAGATAGCCGGAGGTGCCGGAGCAATAACTGCCGCGCTTTGCGGAGCCGGCTTATATGCGCTGATCATCAATCCTATACTTTCCAGCATACTGATATTCGTTATTTCCTATCAACGCTATCCGCAACGGCTGCGTTTCACGTTAGGACTGAAAGTACTCCGAAAGATATTCTCCTATTCGGCCTATCAATTCTTGTTTAACGTGATTAACTATTTCAGCCGCAATCTGGATAAACTGCTGATTGGTAAATATATGAGTATGTCTGATTTAGGATACTATGAAAAGTCCTACCGCTTGATGATGCTCCCTCTGCAGAATATTACGCAAGTCATCACACCGGTCATGCACCCCATCTTCAGCGATTTCCAGAATGACAAGGAAAAGCTGGCAACATCCTACGAACGCATTGTCCGTTTTCTGTCATTCATCGGTCTGCCACTCAGCGTACTGTTTTTCTTTACGGCGGAAGAGGTAACACTGATTATTTTTGGTGATCAATGGCTGCCTTCGGTTCCAGTATTCCGGATACTTTCACTTTCAGTCGGTATTCAGATCATACTCTCCTCTTCAGGCTCTATTTTTCAGGCAGCAGGTGATACAAGGAGCCTTTTTGTCTGCGGACTCTTTTCGTCCATACTTAATGTGACCGGAATGCTGACAGGGATATTTTATTTCGGTACACTGACAGCTGTAGCCATATGTATCGTGATAACTTTTACTATCAATTTCGTACAATGCTATTGGATGATGTATCGAGTTACATTCCAAAGAAACGCATGGATATTTATCAGACAACTTCTTTCTCCACTCCTTGTCAGCCTACTAATAACAGCATTCCTCACGCCTATATATTATATGATGGAAAATATGAATATTTTCGTAACACTTATTGCAAAAAGTTTCGTAAGTTTTATTATCTTTGGGACATATATGCAAGTAACACACACCTATGATATCACAGGCAAAGTGAAGACTCTTGTAAGAAATAGAAAGTTAGTACAAAAGAACAAACAATGAAAGGATTATTCCTCATATTCCATGGTTTCGAAGCATTCAACGGAATCAGTAAAAAGATACGTTATCAAGTAAAAGCCCTCAAAGAATGCGGACTAGAAATGCATACGTGTTGGCTAGACGATACGGACAACCATAAACGCCGTATGGTAGATGAATCGATAATCGCCGACTATGGTTTCGGGATCAAAGGAAAAATCCTAAAAAGAATCGAATTTGACAGTATCGTACATTATGTACAGAAAGAAAACATAGACTTTATCTATGTACGCTATGTCCATAATGCCAGCCCTTTCAGCATACGGCTGATGAAACTACTAAAAAAGACCGGAGCACGTATAGTGATGGAAATCCCGACATATCCATACGACCAAGAATATAAGGGACTCCCATTCGTATACCAACGAATCCTATTTATAGACAAATGTTTCCGACAGCATCTGGCACGCTATGTTGACAAGATCGTCACTTTTTCGGACTATGACATTATTTGGAATCGCCCCACCATCCGCATCTCAAATGGAATTGATTTCAGCGAAATCCCTTTAAGAGGTCCAAAGAATGATACCGCACATTCTCTACAACTGATTGCCGTAGCGACAATGCACCCATGGCATGGTTTCGACAGAGTTATAGCCGGCATGGCAAATTACTATCGTACACATACCGACACTCATGATTATAAAGTATATCTCAATATCGTAGGCTTCGGGGTTCCCGAACTGGTGGACAGCTATAAAAAAGATGTAGCCAAACATCAGTTAGAGAAATATATCATCTTTCATAGTGCCTTATACGGCAAAGAACTGGATGCCGTGTTCGAGCAGTCGGACATGGGAATAGGCAGTCTGGCTCGCCATCGTAGCGGTATTGACAAAATCAAGACCTTAAAAAACCGTGAATATGCAGCAAGAGGCATTCCTTTTGTTTATTCAGAAACGGATGATGACTTTGAGCATCAACCATACATACTTAAGGCAGCACCGGACGATTCGCCCCTTGACATCGAAAAAGTAATTCGCTTTTATCAATCATTGAAAACAACGCCGCTCCAAATACGGATGTCTATAGAGCAATCACTTTCATGGAAAGCCCAGATGCAAATTGTTATTAATGAAACCTTTGAATAAAACTATATCACTATGAATATACAGCCACTGATCAATGCTATCCGCTATAAATTGCGTTATGGCATTACTGTAGAATGGTACAATTTCTGGTACATGGCTCT
This sequence is a window from Bacteroides thetaiotaomicron VPI-5482. Protein-coding genes within it:
- a CDS encoding glycosyltransferase, with protein sequence MENEEIKVSVVIPVYNTEKYVREAVESIMNQTLRELEIIIINDGSTDNSLQVVEELAAADSRIQVYSQSNQGLSMARNAGITHAHGRYIYFMDSDDLLEKDAMELCYSKCEEKELDFVFFDAQSFFEEDIRNAPVLNYQRTDKLENKVYTGPEAINIQLQHKTYTPSACLNVIRTAFLEERQLLFYPDIVHEDQLFTTLLYLQARRTSCIQRSFFHRRIRKNSIMTCDFSLKNLKGYLTVTQEIVKFKQQTSENKIKDTIDLYLSQMLNAVIWQAHVLPYPYRLRLAWRCLFRYKKLISIRSIGVLLFKSIIHK
- a CDS encoding lipopolysaccharide biosynthesis protein — translated: MANNIKHQLFSGVFYTALAKYSGIIISLVVAGILARLLSPDDFGVVAIATVIIAFFNLFTDMGISPAIVQHKSLTKEELSDIFSFTVWTGIGISILFFAASWLIADYYESGILRTLCQLLSVNLFFASANIVPGALFYRNKEFKFIAVRSFIIQIAGGAGAITAALCGAGLYALIINPILSSILIFVISYQRYPQRLRFTLGLKVLRKIFSYSAYQFLFNVINYFSRNLDKLLIGKYMSMSDLGYYEKSYRLMMLPLQNITQVITPVMHPIFSDFQNDKEKLATSYERIVRFLSFIGLPLSVLFFFTAEEVTLIIFGDQWLPSVPVFRILSLSVGIQIILSSSGSIFQAAGDTRSLFVCGLFSSILNVTGMLTGIFYFGTLTAVAICIVITFTINFVQCYWMMYRVTFQRNAWIFIRQLLSPLLVSLLITAFLTPIYYMMENMNIFVTLIAKSFVSFIIFGTYMQVTHTYDITGKVKTLVRNRKLVQKNKQ
- a CDS encoding glycosyltransferase family 4 protein produces the protein MKGLFLIFHGFEAFNGISKKIRYQVKALKECGLEMHTCWLDDTDNHKRRMVDESIIADYGFGIKGKILKRIEFDSIVHYVQKENIDFIYVRYVHNASPFSIRLMKLLKKTGARIVMEIPTYPYDQEYKGLPFVYQRILFIDKCFRQHLARYVDKIVTFSDYDIIWNRPTIRISNGIDFSEIPLRGPKNDTAHSLQLIAVATMHPWHGFDRVIAGMANYYRTHTDTHDYKVYLNIVGFGVPELVDSYKKDVAKHQLEKYIIFHSALYGKELDAVFEQSDMGIGSLARHRSGIDKIKTLKNREYAARGIPFVYSETDDDFEHQPYILKAAPDDSPLDIEKVIRFYQSLKTTPLQIRMSIEQSLSWKAQMQIVINETFE